TCCAATCTGGCTTTAAAGTTAAGGGTTGTCCACCGTGCCGGGGCATCCTGCCCCGTCGGTCATTCAACGGTTAAGCACCACGCGGGCGCACTGTTCCGCAACCTGGCGGAACGCGGCGGAAACCGGGTTCTGCCCGGGATCTTCCAAAGCCACGGGGCGGCCTTCGTCCCCGCCGGAGCGGGTGGAAATATCCAGCGGAATCTTGCCGAGCAGGGGCACTCCCAGCTTGGCCGCTTCCCGTTCGCCGCCGCCTTCGCCAAAGATATGGTAAATCTTTCCGTCGGAGGGGCACTGGAAATAACTCATGTTTTCAATCACGCCCAGAATGGGGGTCTTCACCCGTTCAAAAAGGCCGATTGCCTTGCGCGCGTCAATCAGCGCCACTTCCTGCGGCGTGGTCACCACCACTACGCCGTCCAGTTCCGCCGTCTGAACAATGGTCAGCTGAATGTCTCCGGTGCCGGGCGGCAGGTCCAGAATCAGGAAGTCCACATCCCCCCACGCCACGTTGCGCAGGAACTGCTGGACGTAGCGTGTCGCCAGAGGGCCGCGCACCGCTACAGGATCGGACTCGTTAATCAGCAGCCCCATGGAAAGGAGCTTCACGCCATGAGCCGTCACCGGGAGAAATTCGTCATTCTCATTGGCTCCGGGGCGTTCCTTGGTGCCGAACATCAGGGACATGGACGGGCCGTAGATGTCCAGGTCCACCAGGCCGACGGAATAGCCCAGCTTGCTCAGGGCCACCGCCAGGTTCGCGGAAACGGTGGATTTGCCCACGCCGCCCTTGCCGGAAGCCACGGCAATGACATGCTTGGCGCCGGGAACGGAGGATTTCCAGGTAGAGGGGTCGTCATTAATTCCCTTTTTGGCTTCCGGAGCCTTATGCTCAATATTGACGTCGCAGTGTTTCACGCCGGGCAAATGCTTCATCACGCCGTGAACGCCTTCAAAAATGTAACGGGGAATATCCGCATTCTTGCTCTCAATCACCAAATCAATCGTGACGTTGTTTTCAGCGTCAATGTCGATCTTTTTCACCAGCCCGAAAGATACGATGTCCCGGCTGAACCCCGGAAATTTAACCGTGGTCAGCGCAGCCCGTATCAACTCCGGAGTCAATTCCTGTTGTGTCGTCATATCTCTGAAATATTCGTGGTTGCATCAACATTGCGGCCCCGCGCCTCCGGAATGCGGAATACTCCGGAATAGGAAAAAAGGGGACGTCAAAACCGGGAAGCAAAGATACTCCCTTTTTTATTTTTGACAACGCCTAATTCAGACAAAACGACTTTTTGACCGCCGGATTTCAATGACCCGGACACCAAGAAACGGCGGGACGGCCGCAGCCCCGCTATCGGTCTTCAAGAAAAACGGGAGGGAGGGGGAACTTATTCCCCCTGCTGCTTCAGCGTCTCCCGGATATCCTGGAGAGCGGCGATGAAATCGTCCAGAATTTCCGCGGGCACCATAATCCGGTCCCGGTTGGAACTCACCTTTTCCGTAATACGCACCACTTTGCCGCGCGCATTCTGTTTGAGATCAAGAAAGAACGTCTTGCGTTCCGCAATGATTTTTTCTGTGCAAATAATATCGTCCTCCACGGCTGTAATCTACCTCTGGTTGAATGAGGCTTTCAGGATAAATCTTCCCCGCTGGCGGGTCAATATTTTATTTGCCCCCCCGGCAGATGCGGACGTGAGGCAAAAGCCGTGGAAAAACCGTTATTTGCCCGGCAGGGTTTCCGCATCCGTTTTCTGGGCAACACTTGGTTGAAAACCGGCGCTCCGCGCGTTAACCGCGGCAACGTGACCGGCCAAAAAGAATGAGGCACAGGAAAACATAACCCGGCTCAAAAAAACAGCCGCCGTCCGGGCCTGTTCACAGCACTCGTTGATCATTTCCCTTCCCATCCTGGACCAGCCAACCGGCAGGGGGGATTTTGCTCTTCAGCTGTCGCCCTCCCACGCAGAGGAACGGGAAGAAAAGGAAAAGCCATAAGGGCCGCCCATGCCTCCCGGAAAGGAGCGCCGCCCGTCAGCATTCCGCACGCCATCTGGCCTGCTCCGTCTTATAGAGCTTGTACGTGACGGCATCCGCCAGGGCTTCCAGGCTGGCCTCAATAATGTTGTAGGAAACGCCCACGGTCGTCCAGGTGGCGACGCCGTCCGAGGACTCAATAAGCACGCGGACATTGGAGCCGGTGCCGTTTTCATCCTCCGCATCCGGGATGTTCGTCCGGGTAGGGGAAAGCACGCGCACCTTGTAGTCGATGAGGTGCATCTGCTCCAATTCCGGATACCAGCGCGTCAGGGCGCGGCGCAGGGCCCTGTCCAGCGCATGCACGGGGCCAAAGCCCCCGGCGGCGGTGTGCTCCACCTTTCCGTGGACGTCCAGCTTGAGGGAGGCTTCCACCATCATGTCCGGGTCCATTTCATGGCGGGAGGTCAGCACCACGGTGCGCAGGATGTTGAAATACGGTTTCAGGGCGCTGTCCGGCATGTGCCGCAGGAAGAGCAGCTCCGCGCTGGCCGGGGCGGCCACGTAGTCATACCCCAGCGCGGCATTCTTCTTCACGGCGGCGGAAAGCACGTCCAGAAGGGGGTCTCCCTTTTCCAGTTCAAAGCCCAGGGTGCGGGACAGGGAAAGAATGTTGCTTCTGCCGCCCTGCTCCGTCATCAGCACGCGCTGGGCGTTCCCCACCAGGGAAGGGTCGATGTGCTCGTACAGAGCGGACTCCTTCATGATCGCGCTGACATGCACCCCGCCCTTGTGGGCGAACGCGGCGTTCCCCACGAAAGGCTGCCGCCGGAAGGGCGCCAGGTTGGATACTTCCGAGACAAAGGCGGCAGTGGATTTGAGCCGCGTCAGGGAGGCTCCGCTGAGGCAGGAAAAGCCTTTCATCTTCACCTGGAGGTTGGGAATGACGGAACAAAGATTGGCGTTTCCGCAACGCTCCCCGATGCCGTTGACGGTCCCCTGCACCTGGATGGCTCCGCTGTTTACCGCGGCCAGGCTGTTGGCGACGGCCAGTTCGCAGTCATTGTGGGCGTGGATGCCCAGGGGGGCGAAAGGCAGGCGTTCCCTGACCGTCCGGATAATGGAGCTGATTTCCTCCGGCATGGTGCCTCCGTTGGTATCGCACAGCACCAGGCAGTCCGCGCCATGTTCCCGGGCCGTACAGAGCACAGCCAGGGCGTATTCCGGATCCCGCTTGAAGCCGTCAAAAAAGTGTTCCGCGTCAAAAAAGGCTTCTTCCATATTTTTTTTAAGGAAGGAGATGGAATTGCCGATGATTTCCAGATTGCGTTCCCGGGAAATGCCCAGGGCCACTTCCACATGGCGGGGGCAGGATTTCCCAAAGACCGCGGCTACCCGCGCGCCGCTGGATACCAGGGCATTCAGCGTGGGATCCGTCTCCGGGGTATGGGAAGGATGGTGCGTGCTTCCAAAGGCGGCCAGTTTTGCATTCCTTAGTTCGACGCCTCTCATGGCGTTGAAAAATTCCGTTTCCACCGGATTGGCGCCGGGCCAGCCGCCCTCAATGTAGTCCATGCCCAGATAATCCAGCTGGCGGGCGATGCGGACCTTGTCCGTCGCGCTCAGGTTGACGTCTTCACTCTGCGCGCCGTCCCGCAGCGTGGTATCATAGAGAAAGATTTTGGTGGACATTCCTCTGGTTCATACATGCAAACCGGGAACCGTTCAAGACCGGGGCCCGGCTTTTCCGCGGATGCAGACACGAAAAGCGCAAGGCTTGAAGAGAAAAACGGCTTCCGGTAGGATGGCCGCCATGCGTTTACCCAGGCAGTATTTCTACCTCCTTTTCCTCTTTTTCTCCATGGCCCTCCCCTCCCCGGCGGCCTCTTCCGCCCACCCTTTCCTGGACAAGGGGCGTCCCATCCGCTGGAGCCGGCTGACTCCGGACAAGCTGGAACCGGATATTCAGGAAGCCATGCGCCGCACCCGGGCCTCCGTAGAGGAAATCAGCCGCCTCCGTCCGGAGGAAATGACGTATGAAAATACGTTCGGAGCGCTGGAGAAAAGCAATGACCTCCTTACGGAAGGCATGTGCAAGGCCTATGTCCTGAAAAGCCTGTGCGACAGCGCGGAACTGCGCAAGGCCATGGATTCCGTGGCTCCCCGCGTGTCCGCCTTCCTTTCCTCCGTCACGAAAGACCAGGCCCTGTGGAAAGTCCTGAAAACCGCGGAGGAACGCCTGCGGCAGACTCATCTGAGCCCCGAACAGAAACGGTATATGGAACTAAGCATGCAGAGCTTCCGGGACAACGGCGCGGATCTGCCGCCGGACAAGCGCGCACGGCTTGAGGCCATTGACAGGGAACTGACGCTCGCCTCCCAGCGTTTCAACAATTTGTACATGGACGCCAGGAAATCCTGGACCTGGACGGTGCGGAACGCCGCCCTTCTGGAGGGAATAGACGGAGGCGCCCTGCAACAGGCGCGTGAGGAGTTCCTGAGGCGTCATCCCGGCCAGTCCGATCCGGGCTGGACGTTTACGCTGGATTCCGCGGCTTCCGCCCGGGTCATGGAAAAAGCCCGGAGGGAAGAATGCCGGAAGGATTTATGGGAACACCACCAGTCTCTGGCCACGGGAGCATGCGACACGGAACCCGTCATCAGGAAAATCCTTTCCCTGCGCCGTGAAAAGGCGCATTTATGCGGATATAAGGCGTACCCGGATTACGCCCTGCGCGAGAGCATGGCGGGAAACGGGGAACATGCCATGAAGTTCGTCAATGAGCTGCTGGACAAGATCAGGGCCCCCTTTTTCCGTGAAATGGAAACTCTCCGCCGCCTGAAGGCCCGGCGCACGGGGCAGGAAAAAGCCCGCCTGAATCCCTGGGACGTGGCCTATTACGCCAATCTCCAGGCGGAAGAACGTTTCCGGCTGGACCAGGAGGAGCTGCGCCGCTACTTTCCCCTTCCCCGCGTTCTGGACGGCCTGTTTTCCCTGGCGGAACGGTTGTACGGCATCCGCGTAGCGGAAGTTCCGGCACGGCAGGCCTTATCCGGCATCCCGGCAGACAAATCCGCCGGAGCCGTAGAGGTCTGGCATCCGGACGTGCGCTTTTTCACGATTGACGACGGCAACGGCAACCGCCTGGGCTCCTTTTATCTGGATCTTTTCTCCCGTAACAATAAACGGGCCGGAGCGTGGATGAATACCCTGGACACGGGCAGCCCGTCCACGCCGGAGACCCCGGGAAAGCCGCGCCTGGGCATGGTCTGTCTCAATATTCACCCGCCCGCGGCAGGACACGCGGTGACGCTGACCCACCGGGAAGTCAGGACTTTATTCCATGAATTCGGTCATTTGCTGCACCTGATGTTTACCAGGGTTGCCATCTCCTCCCTGGCGGGAACCAGCGTGCCGCGGGATTTTGTGGAAGTCCCCTCCCAGTTCATGGAAAACTGGTGCTGGCGTCCGGACGTGCTGAAAAGCTTCGCCCGGCATGAACAAACGGGCCTCCCCATTCCGGAGGAGATGCTGCGCTCTCTGGACGCCTCCCGAGGCAATACGCCAGCCCTCGCGCTGGCCGGGCAGCTCCTGTACGCCAAGATGGACCTGGCCGTCCATGCGGCACCGGAACGTTTCTCCTCCGGTTCTCTAGATGATGTGGATTCCGCCGTAGCGGGAGACATGGACTATTTCAAAAATTTCAAAAGAGCCGGCAAGCTGCGCACGGCGCGCCATTTGTTTTCCTCCCCTTCGGGCTATGCCTCCTTTTACTTCTCCTACCAATGGGCTGAAGTTCTGGACAAGGATATTTTCGAAGCCTTTGAACGGGCCGGAGGACCGGACAGGGAAACGGCAGGAAAATTCCGGGAAACCATTCTGGAAAAAGGATACGCGGTGCCGCCCATGCGGCAGTTCATGGATTTCATGGGCAGAAAACCGCGCATGGACGCCATGCTCCGCAAGAGGCGGCTGGCATCCTGAAATCAAAAAAGCCTCAGGCCGCCGCTTCCGGACGGCACAGGCGCAAGCCACATATTATACATTTGTTTAATTAAATTATCCTTTCATTATGCAAAGGTTACAGACATTTTGCAAAATTCAGAACACATCTTTGCGTTGACTTTGTAAGAAAAAGAAGAGAAAATTCTTCCGCTTTGCCGCACCTTCCGGCACCAGCCGCAACCAACCGCATTCATTTATGTACAACAAGCCTTTGACGTTTGCCGCAACAACCCTGCTCCTTTGCTCCCCGGTGATCATGCTAACTTCCTGTGACGGGGAAAAGGATTCCGCCGCCCAGGCGCCGGCGCTCGTTCCCGAAGTGCAGGTGACCAAACTGGTCACGAAGGATGTTCCCATCAGGCAGGAATGGGTGGGCACCCTGCGCGGCACGGAAGATGCCGAAATCCGCTCCCAGGTGACGGGAT
This region of Akkermansia muciniphila genomic DNA includes:
- a CDS encoding P-loop NTPase, which encodes MTTQQELTPELIRAALTTVKFPGFSRDIVSFGLVKKIDIDAENNVTIDLVIESKNADIPRYIFEGVHGVMKHLPGVKHCDVNIEHKAPEAKKGINDDPSTWKSSVPGAKHVIAVASGKGGVGKSTVSANLAVALSKLGYSVGLVDLDIYGPSMSLMFGTKERPGANENDEFLPVTAHGVKLLSMGLLINESDPVAVRGPLATRYVQQFLRNVAWGDVDFLILDLPPGTGDIQLTIVQTAELDGVVVVTTPQEVALIDARKAIGLFERVKTPILGVIENMSYFQCPSDGKIYHIFGEGGGEREAAKLGVPLLGKIPLDISTRSGGDEGRPVALEDPGQNPVSAAFRQVAEQCARVVLNR
- a CDS encoding DNA/RNA-binding protein — its product is MEDDIICTEKIIAERKTFFLDLKQNARGKVVRITEKVSSNRDRIMVPAEILDDFIAALQDIRETLKQQGE
- the cimA gene encoding citramalate synthase; this translates as MSTKIFLYDTTLRDGAQSEDVNLSATDKVRIARQLDYLGMDYIEGGWPGANPVETEFFNAMRGVELRNAKLAAFGSTHHPSHTPETDPTLNALVSSGARVAAVFGKSCPRHVEVALGISRERNLEIIGNSISFLKKNMEEAFFDAEHFFDGFKRDPEYALAVLCTAREHGADCLVLCDTNGGTMPEEISSIIRTVRERLPFAPLGIHAHNDCELAVANSLAAVNSGAIQVQGTVNGIGERCGNANLCSVIPNLQVKMKGFSCLSGASLTRLKSTAAFVSEVSNLAPFRRQPFVGNAAFAHKGGVHVSAIMKESALYEHIDPSLVGNAQRVLMTEQGGRSNILSLSRTLGFELEKGDPLLDVLSAAVKKNAALGYDYVAAPASAELLFLRHMPDSALKPYFNILRTVVLTSRHEMDPDMMVEASLKLDVHGKVEHTAAGGFGPVHALDRALRRALTRWYPELEQMHLIDYKVRVLSPTRTNIPDAEDENGTGSNVRVLIESSDGVATWTTVGVSYNIIEASLEALADAVTYKLYKTEQARWRAEC
- a CDS encoding M3 family metallopeptidase, which gives rise to MRLPRQYFYLLFLFFSMALPSPAASSAHPFLDKGRPIRWSRLTPDKLEPDIQEAMRRTRASVEEISRLRPEEMTYENTFGALEKSNDLLTEGMCKAYVLKSLCDSAELRKAMDSVAPRVSAFLSSVTKDQALWKVLKTAEERLRQTHLSPEQKRYMELSMQSFRDNGADLPPDKRARLEAIDRELTLASQRFNNLYMDARKSWTWTVRNAALLEGIDGGALQQAREEFLRRHPGQSDPGWTFTLDSAASARVMEKARREECRKDLWEHHQSLATGACDTEPVIRKILSLRREKAHLCGYKAYPDYALRESMAGNGEHAMKFVNELLDKIRAPFFREMETLRRLKARRTGQEKARLNPWDVAYYANLQAEERFRLDQEELRRYFPLPRVLDGLFSLAERLYGIRVAEVPARQALSGIPADKSAGAVEVWHPDVRFFTIDDGNGNRLGSFYLDLFSRNNKRAGAWMNTLDTGSPSTPETPGKPRLGMVCLNIHPPAAGHAVTLTHREVRTLFHEFGHLLHLMFTRVAISSLAGTSVPRDFVEVPSQFMENWCWRPDVLKSFARHEQTGLPIPEEMLRSLDASRGNTPALALAGQLLYAKMDLAVHAAPERFSSGSLDDVDSAVAGDMDYFKNFKRAGKLRTARHLFSSPSGYASFYFSYQWAEVLDKDIFEAFERAGGPDRETAGKFRETILEKGYAVPPMRQFMDFMGRKPRMDAMLRKRRLAS